The following proteins are co-located in the Lepisosteus oculatus isolate fLepOcu1 chromosome 9, fLepOcu1.hap2, whole genome shotgun sequence genome:
- the prg4b gene encoding proteoglycan 4b isoform X2, whose protein sequence is MTASPVYAVLIIVFSCLYHPLSAAIASCNDRCGESYYRGDICHCDYDCLLHKECCSDYEAFCTTVDSCKGRCGETFQRGKQCYCDVECSRYNQCCPDYRKHCTIEIHQKPGMPPTIVPITTRRSTTHADSRKQNIIEATKIKPTKKLAVKSLSLSKKAFPTKPTRMMALEPAADSESSENEDIIKDLTDSQLLPLPNVPGNKEPAPEQEPQVSLINSNRGRDLQGDDSSSFVKPSAPPHEVFTILSTTVAAEGLAKSTMSPVPDNEVKLPAVTAQTPVATEDLAKSTVSPVSDDEVKLPAVTAQTPVATEDLAKSTMSPIPDDEVKLPAVTAQTPVAIEDLAKSTVSPVPDDEVKPSAVTAQTPVTTEDLAKSTISPVPENEVKLPAVTAQTSVATEDLAKSTMSPVPDDEIKLAAVTTQSPVATEDLVKSTMSPVPDDEVKLPAVTTQSPVATEDLAKSTMSPVPDNEVKLPAVTAQTPVATEDLAKSTVSPVPDDEVKPSAVTAQTPVTTEDLAKSTMSPVPENEVKLPAVTAQTSVATEDLAKSTMSPVPDNEIKLAAVTTQSPVATEDLAKSTMSPVPDNEVKLPAVTAQTPVATEDLAKSTVSPVPDDEVKLPAVTTQTPVATEDLARSTVSPVPDDEVKLPAVTTQTPVATEDLAKSTMSPIPDDEVKLPAVTAQTPVATEGLAKSTMSPIPDDEIKLPAVTPQSPVASEDLAKSTMSPVPDDEIKLPVVTAQTPVATEDLAKSTMSPVPDDEVKLPAVTTQSPVATEDLAKSTMSPVPDNEVKLPAVTAQTPVATEDLAKSTMSPVLDDEVKPSAVTAQTPVATEDLAKSTMSPVPDDEVKPSAVTAQTPVATEDLAKSTVSPVPDDEVKLPAVTPQSPVGTEDLAKSTMSPEPENIASQTTAHNGVPSSVSVGVHVISPTEGIKDMFTLTHTSVHTSLPEPSERPERLSFASAVPADIPVPSTSSGTVTIQSTVPSKHPSDSVGENNDTNICSGRPANALTTLQNGTMIVFRGHFFWTFGSNGALGHPRRITEEWGVPSPIDTVFTRCNCQGKTFIFKANEYWRFDNGVMDRGYPKLISKGFGGMSGRITAALSVPAFGKRREAVYFFKRGGLVQKYSYKQEPSQSCGKPQTQYRIYSLHSRITRQAGPVYLGKEINIKLTWKGFPTSVTSAISLPNSKKPDGYDYFVFSRAKYYNITINSDQPAVTPPLKSVTHKDTAKDWYHCP, encoded by the exons ATGACAGCTTCACCTGTATATGCTGTTCTAATTATTGTCTTTAGTTGTCTTTATCATCCGCTCTCTGCTGCTATAG CAAGCTGCAATGACCGATGTGGAGAATCTTACTACAGGGGTGATATCTGTCACTGTGACTACGATTGTCTTTTACACAAGGAGTGCTGTAGTGATTATGAAGCTTTCTGTACCACAG ttGATTCCTGTAAGGGGCGATGTGGAGAGACCTTTCAGCGTGGCAAACAGTGTTATTGTGATGTAGAATGCTCACGGTATAACCAGTGCTGTCCTGATTACCGAAAACACTGTACAATAG AAATCCACCAAAAGCCAGGCATGCCACCAACAATAGTGCCAATAACCACAAGAAGATCCACAACTCATGCTGACTCTAGGAAACAGAACATAATAG AGGCTACCAAGATTAAACCAACTAAGAAGTTAGCAGTGAAGTCACTTTCACTTAGCAAGAAAGCATTTCCTACAAAACCCACAAGGATGATGGCATTAGAACCGGCAGCTGACAGCGAATCCAGTGAAAATGAAGATATTATCAAAG ATTTGACTGACAGCCAGCTGCTCCCCTTACCCAACGTCCCAGGGAACAAGGAACCTGCCCCTGAACAGGAGCCTCAAGTATCGTTGATTAACTCCAATCGTGGTCGTGACCTCCAGGGAGATG ATTCATCCTCCTTTGTTAAGCCATCAGCACCTCCTCATGAGGTTTTTACAATTTTGTCTACTACTGTTGCTGCAGAAGGTCTTGCAAAATCAACAATGTCTCCAGTACCAGACAATGAGGTCAAACTACCTGCTGTCACTGCTCAGACCCCTGTTGCTACTGAAGATCTTGCAAAGTCAACAGTGTCTCCAGTATCAGATGATGAGGTCAAACTACCTGCTGTCACTGCTCAGACCCCTGTTGCTACTGAAGATCTTGCAAAATCAACAATGTCTCCAATACCAGACGATGAGGTCAAACTACCTGCTGTCACTGCTCAGACCCCTGTTGCTATTGAAGATCTTGCAAAGTCAACAGTGTCTCCAGTACCAGACGATGAGGTCAAACCATCTGCTGTCACTGCTCAGACCCCTGTTACTACTGAAGATCTTGCAAAATCAACAATATCTCCAGTACCTGAAAATGAGGTCAAACTACCTGCTGTCACTGCTCAGACCTCTGTTGCTACTGAAGATCTTGCAAAATCAACAATGTCTCCAGTACCAGACGATGAGATCAAACTAGCTGCTGTCACTACTCAGTCCCCTGTTGCTACTGAAGATCTTGTAAAATCAACAATGTCTCCAGTACCAGACGATGAGGTCAAACTACCTGCTGTAACTACTCAGTCCCCTGTTGCTACTGAAGATCTTGCAAAATCAACAATGTCTCCAGTACCAGACAATGAGGTCAAACTACCTGCTGTCACTGCTCAGACCCCTGTTGCTACTGAAGATCTTGCAAAATCAACAGTGTCTCCAGTACCAGACGATGAGGTCAAACCATCTGCTGTCACTGCCCAGACCCCTGTTACTACTGAAGATCTTGCAAAATCAACAATGTCTCCAGTACCTGAAAATGAGGTCAAACTACCTGCTGTCACTGCTCAGACCTCTGTTGCTACTGAAGATCTTGCAAAATCAACAATGTCTCCAGTACCAGACAATGAGATCAAACTAGCTGCTGTCACTACTCAGTCCCCTGTTGCTACTGAAGATCTTGCAAAATCAACAATGTCTCCAGTACCAGACAATGAGGTCAAACTACCTGCTGTCACTGCTCAGACCCCTGTTGCTACTGAAGATCTTGCAAAATCAACAGTGTCTCCAGTACCAGACGATGAGGTCAAACTACCTGCTGTCACTACTCAGACCCCTGTTGCTACTGAAGATCTTGCAAGGTCAACAGTGTCTCCAGTACCAGATGATGAGGTCAAACTACCTGCTGTCACTACTCAGACCCCTGTTGCTACTGAAGATCTTGCAAAATCAACAATGTCTCCAATACCAGACGATGAGGTCAAACTACCTGCTGTCACTGCTCAGACCCCTGTTGCTACTGAAGGTCTTGCAAAATCAACAATGTCTCCAATACCAGACGATGAGATCAAACTACCTGCTGTCACTCCTCAGTCCCCTGTTGCTAGTGAAGATCTTGCAAAATCAACAATGTCTCCAGTACCAGACGATGAGATCAAACTACCTGTTGTCACTGCTCAGACCCCTGTTGCTACTGAAGATCTTGCAAAGTCAACAATGTCTCCAGTACCAGACGATGAGGTCAAACTACCTGCTGTCACTACTCAGTCCCCTGTTGCTACTGAAGATCTTGCAAAATCAACAATGTCTCCAGTACCAGACAATGAGGTCAAACTACCTGCTGTCACTGCTCAGACCCCTGTTGCTACTGAAGATCTTGCAAAGTCAACAATGTCTCCAGTATTGGACGATGAGGTCAAACCGTCTGCTGTCACTGCTCAGACCCCTGTTGCTACTGAAGATCTTGCAAAGTCAACAATGTCTCCAGTACCGGACGATGAGGTCAAACCATCTGCTGTCACTGCTCAGACCCCTGTTGCTACTGAAGATCTTGCAAAGTCAACAGTGTCTCCAGTACCAGACGATGAGGTCAAACTGCCTGCTGTCACTCCTCAGTCCCCTGTTGGTACTGAAGATCTTGCAAAATCAACAATGTCTCCAGAACCAGAAAATATTGCCTCTCAGACCACTGCTCACAATGGAGTCCCGTCATCGGTTTCTGTAGGTGTGCATGTGATCTCGCCTACAGAAGGAATCAAAGACATGTTCACGCTAACGCACACATCGGTACACACCTCTTTACCAGAACCCTCTGAAAGACCTGAGAGGCTAAGCTTTGCTTCAGCAGTTCCAGCAGACATCCCTGTTCCCAGCACTTCGTCAGGAACTGTCACAATCCAAAGCACCGTTCCCTCAAAACATCCCAGTGACTCAGTAG GTGAAAATAATGATACCAACATCTGCAGCGGCCGTCCAGCTAATGCACTGACGACTCTACAAAATGGAACAATGATTGTTTTCCGGG GACATTTTTTCTGGACATTCGGCTCCAACGGAGCTCTAGGACACCCTCGCAGGATAACAGAAGAGTGGGGAGTTCCTTCTCCCATAGATACGGTCTTCACTCGCTGTAACTGCCAAGGGAAAACTTTCATTTTCAag GCAAACGAATACTGGAGATTTGACAATGGGGTGATGGACAGGGGGTACCCCAAACTGATCTCCAAAGGGTTTGGAGGAATGTCAGGACGAATAACTGCTGCTCTGTCTGTGCCTGCTTTTGGAAAACGAAGGGAAGCCGTTTATTTCTTCAAACGAG GAGGCTTGGTGCAAAAATATTCCTACAAACAAGAACCTTCCCAGTCTTGTGGCAAACCCCAAACCCAGTACCGCATCTACAGCCTCCACAGCAGGATAACTAGACaagcag GTCCAGTATATCTTGGAAAAGAAATCAACATTAAACTGACATGGAAAGGTTTTCCTACATCAGTTACTTCAGCTATATCTCTACCCAACTCCAAGAAACCAGATGGATatgattattttgtattttcaagGG CCAAGTACTACAACATTACAATTAACAGCGACCAGCCAGCTGTGACTCCTCCACTGAAGTCTGTGACCCACAAGGACACTGCTAAGGACTGGTACCACTGTCCATAG
- the prg4b gene encoding proteoglycan 4b isoform X1 has product MTASPVYAVLIIVFSCLYHPLSAAIASCNDRCGESYYRGDICHCDYDCLLHKECCSDYEAFCTTVDSCKGRCGETFQRGKQCYCDVECSRYNQCCPDYRKHCTIEIHQKPGMPPTIVPITTRRSTTHADSRKQNIIEATKIKPTKKLAVKSLSLSKKAFPTKPTRMMALEPAADSESSENEDIIKDLTDSQLLPLPNVPGNKEPAPEQEPQVSLINSNRGRDLQGDEAKIPDGTVSTETTPPAKVQKLLDSTLTNPFVLKKAEKPQASAPVEADKEEGPAESVSGFEPLVTSSPDVTVAGLVTLMPLSSMTTHSGKPSLGPGGEGVKETLEGTYAVFPTEGKVYLTSQTEIAAANSSTGLPSPVQSSLPPTRISDSSSFVKPSAPPHEVFTILSTTVAAEGLAKSTMSPVPDNEVKLPAVTAQTPVATEDLAKSTVSPVSDDEVKLPAVTAQTPVATEDLAKSTMSPIPDDEVKLPAVTAQTPVAIEDLAKSTVSPVPDDEVKPSAVTAQTPVTTEDLAKSTISPVPENEVKLPAVTAQTSVATEDLAKSTMSPVPDDEIKLAAVTTQSPVATEDLVKSTMSPVPDDEVKLPAVTTQSPVATEDLAKSTMSPVPDNEVKLPAVTAQTPVATEDLAKSTVSPVPDDEVKPSAVTAQTPVTTEDLAKSTMSPVPENEVKLPAVTAQTSVATEDLAKSTMSPVPDNEIKLAAVTTQSPVATEDLAKSTMSPVPDNEVKLPAVTAQTPVATEDLAKSTVSPVPDDEVKLPAVTTQTPVATEDLARSTVSPVPDDEVKLPAVTTQTPVATEDLAKSTMSPIPDDEVKLPAVTAQTPVATEGLAKSTMSPIPDDEIKLPAVTPQSPVASEDLAKSTMSPVPDDEIKLPVVTAQTPVATEDLAKSTMSPVPDDEVKLPAVTTQSPVATEDLAKSTMSPVPDNEVKLPAVTAQTPVATEDLAKSTMSPVLDDEVKPSAVTAQTPVATEDLAKSTMSPVPDDEVKPSAVTAQTPVATEDLAKSTVSPVPDDEVKLPAVTPQSPVGTEDLAKSTMSPEPENIASQTTAHNGVPSSVSVGVHVISPTEGIKDMFTLTHTSVHTSLPEPSERPERLSFASAVPADIPVPSTSSGTVTIQSTVPSKHPSDSVGENNDTNICSGRPANALTTLQNGTMIVFRGHFFWTFGSNGALGHPRRITEEWGVPSPIDTVFTRCNCQGKTFIFKANEYWRFDNGVMDRGYPKLISKGFGGMSGRITAALSVPAFGKRREAVYFFKRGGLVQKYSYKQEPSQSCGKPQTQYRIYSLHSRITRQAGPVYLGKEINIKLTWKGFPTSVTSAISLPNSKKPDGYDYFVFSRAKYYNITINSDQPAVTPPLKSVTHKDTAKDWYHCP; this is encoded by the exons ATGACAGCTTCACCTGTATATGCTGTTCTAATTATTGTCTTTAGTTGTCTTTATCATCCGCTCTCTGCTGCTATAG CAAGCTGCAATGACCGATGTGGAGAATCTTACTACAGGGGTGATATCTGTCACTGTGACTACGATTGTCTTTTACACAAGGAGTGCTGTAGTGATTATGAAGCTTTCTGTACCACAG ttGATTCCTGTAAGGGGCGATGTGGAGAGACCTTTCAGCGTGGCAAACAGTGTTATTGTGATGTAGAATGCTCACGGTATAACCAGTGCTGTCCTGATTACCGAAAACACTGTACAATAG AAATCCACCAAAAGCCAGGCATGCCACCAACAATAGTGCCAATAACCACAAGAAGATCCACAACTCATGCTGACTCTAGGAAACAGAACATAATAG AGGCTACCAAGATTAAACCAACTAAGAAGTTAGCAGTGAAGTCACTTTCACTTAGCAAGAAAGCATTTCCTACAAAACCCACAAGGATGATGGCATTAGAACCGGCAGCTGACAGCGAATCCAGTGAAAATGAAGATATTATCAAAG ATTTGACTGACAGCCAGCTGCTCCCCTTACCCAACGTCCCAGGGAACAAGGAACCTGCCCCTGAACAGGAGCCTCAAGTATCGTTGATTAACTCCAATCGTGGTCGTGACCTCCAGGGAGATG AGGCTAAAATCCCTGATGGTACAGTCTCCACAGAGACCACACCACCGGCAAAGGTTCAAAAGCTACTGGATTCCACACTGACCAATCCTTTTGTCCTGAAGAAGGCTGAGAAACCCCAGGCCTCTGCCCCTGTGGAAGCAGATAAAGAGGAAGGGCCTGCAGAGAGTGTGAGCGGATTCGAACCCTTAGTGACCAGCTCTCCTGACGTGACTGTAGCAGGTCTTGTCACACTGATGCCACTGAGCTCAATGACCACACATTCTGGAAAACCCTCCCTGGGTCCAGGGGGGGAGGGAGTCAAAGAGACTTTAGAGGGGACTTACGCCGTCTTTCCTACTGAAGGAAAAGTCTACTTGACAAGTCAGACTGAGATTGCTGCAGCAAACAGCAGCACTGGTTTGCCCTCACCAGTGCAGAGCAGCCTGCCTCCTACAAGGATTTCAG ATTCATCCTCCTTTGTTAAGCCATCAGCACCTCCTCATGAGGTTTTTACAATTTTGTCTACTACTGTTGCTGCAGAAGGTCTTGCAAAATCAACAATGTCTCCAGTACCAGACAATGAGGTCAAACTACCTGCTGTCACTGCTCAGACCCCTGTTGCTACTGAAGATCTTGCAAAGTCAACAGTGTCTCCAGTATCAGATGATGAGGTCAAACTACCTGCTGTCACTGCTCAGACCCCTGTTGCTACTGAAGATCTTGCAAAATCAACAATGTCTCCAATACCAGACGATGAGGTCAAACTACCTGCTGTCACTGCTCAGACCCCTGTTGCTATTGAAGATCTTGCAAAGTCAACAGTGTCTCCAGTACCAGACGATGAGGTCAAACCATCTGCTGTCACTGCTCAGACCCCTGTTACTACTGAAGATCTTGCAAAATCAACAATATCTCCAGTACCTGAAAATGAGGTCAAACTACCTGCTGTCACTGCTCAGACCTCTGTTGCTACTGAAGATCTTGCAAAATCAACAATGTCTCCAGTACCAGACGATGAGATCAAACTAGCTGCTGTCACTACTCAGTCCCCTGTTGCTACTGAAGATCTTGTAAAATCAACAATGTCTCCAGTACCAGACGATGAGGTCAAACTACCTGCTGTAACTACTCAGTCCCCTGTTGCTACTGAAGATCTTGCAAAATCAACAATGTCTCCAGTACCAGACAATGAGGTCAAACTACCTGCTGTCACTGCTCAGACCCCTGTTGCTACTGAAGATCTTGCAAAATCAACAGTGTCTCCAGTACCAGACGATGAGGTCAAACCATCTGCTGTCACTGCCCAGACCCCTGTTACTACTGAAGATCTTGCAAAATCAACAATGTCTCCAGTACCTGAAAATGAGGTCAAACTACCTGCTGTCACTGCTCAGACCTCTGTTGCTACTGAAGATCTTGCAAAATCAACAATGTCTCCAGTACCAGACAATGAGATCAAACTAGCTGCTGTCACTACTCAGTCCCCTGTTGCTACTGAAGATCTTGCAAAATCAACAATGTCTCCAGTACCAGACAATGAGGTCAAACTACCTGCTGTCACTGCTCAGACCCCTGTTGCTACTGAAGATCTTGCAAAATCAACAGTGTCTCCAGTACCAGACGATGAGGTCAAACTACCTGCTGTCACTACTCAGACCCCTGTTGCTACTGAAGATCTTGCAAGGTCAACAGTGTCTCCAGTACCAGATGATGAGGTCAAACTACCTGCTGTCACTACTCAGACCCCTGTTGCTACTGAAGATCTTGCAAAATCAACAATGTCTCCAATACCAGACGATGAGGTCAAACTACCTGCTGTCACTGCTCAGACCCCTGTTGCTACTGAAGGTCTTGCAAAATCAACAATGTCTCCAATACCAGACGATGAGATCAAACTACCTGCTGTCACTCCTCAGTCCCCTGTTGCTAGTGAAGATCTTGCAAAATCAACAATGTCTCCAGTACCAGACGATGAGATCAAACTACCTGTTGTCACTGCTCAGACCCCTGTTGCTACTGAAGATCTTGCAAAGTCAACAATGTCTCCAGTACCAGACGATGAGGTCAAACTACCTGCTGTCACTACTCAGTCCCCTGTTGCTACTGAAGATCTTGCAAAATCAACAATGTCTCCAGTACCAGACAATGAGGTCAAACTACCTGCTGTCACTGCTCAGACCCCTGTTGCTACTGAAGATCTTGCAAAGTCAACAATGTCTCCAGTATTGGACGATGAGGTCAAACCGTCTGCTGTCACTGCTCAGACCCCTGTTGCTACTGAAGATCTTGCAAAGTCAACAATGTCTCCAGTACCGGACGATGAGGTCAAACCATCTGCTGTCACTGCTCAGACCCCTGTTGCTACTGAAGATCTTGCAAAGTCAACAGTGTCTCCAGTACCAGACGATGAGGTCAAACTGCCTGCTGTCACTCCTCAGTCCCCTGTTGGTACTGAAGATCTTGCAAAATCAACAATGTCTCCAGAACCAGAAAATATTGCCTCTCAGACCACTGCTCACAATGGAGTCCCGTCATCGGTTTCTGTAGGTGTGCATGTGATCTCGCCTACAGAAGGAATCAAAGACATGTTCACGCTAACGCACACATCGGTACACACCTCTTTACCAGAACCCTCTGAAAGACCTGAGAGGCTAAGCTTTGCTTCAGCAGTTCCAGCAGACATCCCTGTTCCCAGCACTTCGTCAGGAACTGTCACAATCCAAAGCACCGTTCCCTCAAAACATCCCAGTGACTCAGTAG GTGAAAATAATGATACCAACATCTGCAGCGGCCGTCCAGCTAATGCACTGACGACTCTACAAAATGGAACAATGATTGTTTTCCGGG GACATTTTTTCTGGACATTCGGCTCCAACGGAGCTCTAGGACACCCTCGCAGGATAACAGAAGAGTGGGGAGTTCCTTCTCCCATAGATACGGTCTTCACTCGCTGTAACTGCCAAGGGAAAACTTTCATTTTCAag GCAAACGAATACTGGAGATTTGACAATGGGGTGATGGACAGGGGGTACCCCAAACTGATCTCCAAAGGGTTTGGAGGAATGTCAGGACGAATAACTGCTGCTCTGTCTGTGCCTGCTTTTGGAAAACGAAGGGAAGCCGTTTATTTCTTCAAACGAG GAGGCTTGGTGCAAAAATATTCCTACAAACAAGAACCTTCCCAGTCTTGTGGCAAACCCCAAACCCAGTACCGCATCTACAGCCTCCACAGCAGGATAACTAGACaagcag GTCCAGTATATCTTGGAAAAGAAATCAACATTAAACTGACATGGAAAGGTTTTCCTACATCAGTTACTTCAGCTATATCTCTACCCAACTCCAAGAAACCAGATGGATatgattattttgtattttcaagGG CCAAGTACTACAACATTACAATTAACAGCGACCAGCCAGCTGTGACTCCTCCACTGAAGTCTGTGACCCACAAGGACACTGCTAAGGACTGGTACCACTGTCCATAG